A single genomic interval of Magnetococcales bacterium harbors:
- the dnaE gene encoding DNA polymerase III subunit alpha, which produces MAHARFVHLHVHTCYSLLKSTVRIESLIERAKSWRMPALAIADQGNLFAAIAFYTQCLKSGIKPLMGAQILVVPDRLEKRSRHDREVRDQLVLLCRNQTGWRNLLAILSIGYNEGMHGAPRVDAKVLDAHSEGLIVLSGGLKGEVARHLLAGHADEAREAAMRWATCFAGRDNQPNFYMEIQRHGLPGEEGVNARLVALAQELDLPLVATGDVHFLRREEQKAQEVLACIGLGLTLNHEERPRLDESHALLSPQEMAQRFADLPEALENTLHIARRCNLQLRLGKPMLPHYPRVPEGLKLEGYLSDLARQGLERRLAEYVCVQLPEELTEETGRAYRDRLNYELGVIVQMGFAGYFLIVSDFIRHAKHQGIPVGPGRGSGAGSLVAYALDITDLDPIEHQLLFERFLNPERVSMPDFDVDFCQDRRGEVIEYVKETYGADRVAQIITFGTLMARAVLRDVGRVMEFPYSRVDRIAKLVPPTLGITLKDALEQEDKLRQMVAEDPDVGSLVEMALILEGLPRSAGTHAAGVVISDGPLTDTVPLYRDPRSDMPVTQFNMGDAEKAGLVKFDFLGLKTLTVIDQTLKMVNATRAADEAVDVALLPMDDRPTFKLLCDGHTRGVFQLESSGMRELLRRLAPDTFADIVALVALYRPGPLGSGMVDDFINGKHGRVEVRYFLPELEPILKETYGVILYQEQVMQIARVLAGYTLGGADLLRRAMGKKKLSEMAAQRQSFLEGARNHRVPVEMATHIFELMEKFAGYGFNKSHSAAYALISYQTAWLKAHYPREFLAATLTCDMENTDKVITFVRECQSRGIPVLSPDCNRSGKGFTVEEKGIRFGLAAIKNVGEGAVDALLAARSQGGAFKDLGDLCRRSDASRLNRRVMENLIKSGACDALGPHRAALLEELPAAMGEGVRRQEAKAMGLRSLFGEEGEETVAETGPNRRKVPPWTDAVQLEAEKEALGFYITGHPLRKYAEEFASYGLESTGSLRERLLPGEAQAEGAALATTLQTGIAGLVIERKLHKTRKGDRMAFITVEDMDGQIEVVIFPEVFEACRGLLESDAVVVVEGVAEAGEDAVKMVAERVQPLQTFRKDRARCLILSLNEEEVQAVRLERLRMAWQPFQGGACQIFLKVRFEVAHGWYKLGEACRVQPEEALLTALIDELGSGRALFRGSLPADLEAEYSLRNG; this is translated from the coding sequence ACCGTTCGCATCGAATCCCTGATCGAACGGGCCAAGAGCTGGCGCATGCCGGCCTTGGCCATTGCGGATCAGGGCAATCTCTTCGCCGCCATCGCCTTCTATACCCAGTGCCTCAAGTCGGGGATAAAACCCTTGATGGGGGCGCAGATCCTGGTGGTGCCCGACCGCCTGGAAAAACGCTCCCGGCACGACCGGGAGGTGCGGGATCAACTGGTACTGTTGTGCCGCAATCAGACTGGTTGGCGCAACCTGCTGGCCATACTCTCCATCGGCTACAACGAAGGCATGCACGGGGCTCCACGGGTCGATGCCAAGGTGCTGGACGCCCACAGCGAGGGACTGATCGTGCTGTCGGGGGGGCTGAAGGGGGAGGTGGCCCGACATCTGCTGGCCGGTCACGCCGACGAGGCTCGCGAGGCGGCCATGCGCTGGGCCACCTGCTTTGCCGGCCGCGACAACCAGCCCAACTTCTACATGGAAATTCAGCGTCACGGCCTGCCCGGCGAAGAGGGGGTCAACGCCCGACTGGTGGCCTTGGCCCAGGAACTCGATCTGCCCCTGGTGGCCACGGGCGATGTCCACTTCCTGAGACGCGAGGAGCAGAAAGCCCAGGAGGTTCTGGCCTGCATCGGCCTGGGTTTGACCCTCAACCACGAGGAGCGTCCCCGTCTCGACGAAAGCCACGCCCTGCTGTCCCCTCAGGAGATGGCGCAACGTTTCGCCGATCTGCCCGAAGCCCTGGAAAACACCCTGCACATCGCCCGACGCTGCAATCTTCAATTGCGTCTGGGCAAACCGATGCTGCCCCACTACCCCCGGGTGCCCGAGGGCTTGAAGCTGGAAGGCTATCTCTCCGATCTGGCCCGGCAAGGGCTGGAGAGGCGGCTGGCGGAGTACGTCTGCGTGCAGCTTCCCGAAGAGCTGACGGAAGAGACCGGTCGCGCCTATCGGGACCGGCTCAATTACGAACTTGGCGTCATCGTGCAGATGGGGTTTGCCGGTTACTTCCTCATTGTGTCTGACTTCATCCGGCACGCCAAGCACCAGGGGATTCCCGTGGGACCGGGACGCGGATCGGGCGCCGGTTCGCTGGTGGCCTACGCCCTGGATATCACCGATCTCGATCCCATCGAACACCAGCTTCTTTTCGAACGCTTTCTCAATCCCGAGCGGGTCTCCATGCCCGACTTCGACGTGGACTTCTGCCAGGACCGGCGCGGGGAGGTCATCGAATACGTCAAGGAGACCTACGGCGCCGATCGGGTGGCCCAGATCATCACCTTCGGCACGTTGATGGCGAGAGCGGTGCTGCGGGACGTGGGGCGGGTCATGGAGTTTCCCTACAGTCGGGTGGATCGCATCGCCAAACTGGTGCCGCCCACCCTGGGCATCACCTTGAAGGACGCCCTGGAGCAGGAGGACAAGCTGCGCCAGATGGTGGCGGAAGATCCCGATGTGGGTTCCCTGGTGGAGATGGCGCTCATTCTGGAGGGCTTGCCCCGTTCCGCAGGTACCCATGCCGCCGGTGTGGTCATTTCCGATGGTCCCCTGACCGACACGGTGCCCCTCTATCGCGATCCCCGCTCCGACATGCCCGTCACCCAGTTCAACATGGGGGATGCGGAGAAGGCGGGGCTGGTCAAATTCGACTTCCTGGGGCTGAAGACCCTGACGGTCATCGACCAGACCCTCAAGATGGTCAACGCCACCCGAGCCGCGGATGAGGCGGTGGATGTGGCGCTGTTGCCCATGGATGACCGGCCCACCTTCAAACTGCTCTGCGATGGCCATACCCGGGGTGTTTTCCAGCTGGAATCGTCGGGCATGCGGGAGTTGCTGCGCCGGCTGGCCCCGGACACCTTCGCCGACATCGTGGCTCTGGTGGCTCTCTACCGGCCCGGACCCCTCGGGTCGGGCATGGTGGACGATTTCATCAACGGCAAACACGGTCGTGTGGAGGTGCGCTATTTTCTGCCGGAGCTGGAGCCCATTCTCAAGGAGACCTACGGGGTAATCCTCTACCAGGAGCAGGTGATGCAGATTGCCCGCGTGCTGGCGGGTTATACCCTGGGGGGGGCCGATCTGTTGCGCCGGGCCATGGGCAAGAAGAAGCTCTCGGAGATGGCGGCCCAGCGGCAGAGCTTCCTGGAAGGGGCGCGCAACCACCGGGTGCCGGTGGAGATGGCCACCCACATCTTCGAGCTGATGGAGAAGTTCGCCGGTTACGGCTTCAATAAATCCCACTCCGCCGCCTATGCCCTGATCTCCTATCAAACCGCCTGGTTGAAGGCCCATTATCCCCGGGAATTCCTGGCCGCGACCCTGACCTGCGACATGGAAAACACCGACAAGGTGATCACCTTCGTGCGGGAGTGTCAGAGTCGGGGCATTCCCGTCCTTTCGCCGGACTGCAACCGTTCCGGCAAGGGTTTTACCGTGGAGGAGAAGGGCATACGTTTCGGACTGGCGGCCATCAAGAATGTGGGCGAAGGAGCGGTGGACGCCCTGCTTGCCGCCCGTTCCCAGGGGGGGGCTTTCAAGGATCTGGGAGATCTTTGCCGCCGTAGCGACGCCTCCCGGCTCAACCGGCGGGTTATGGAGAACCTGATCAAGTCCGGGGCCTGCGACGCCCTGGGCCCCCATCGCGCCGCTCTGCTGGAAGAGTTGCCCGCGGCCATGGGGGAGGGGGTGCGCCGTCAGGAGGCCAAGGCCATGGGCCTGCGCAGCCTTTTCGGCGAAGAGGGTGAGGAGACCGTTGCCGAAACGGGCCCGAATCGTCGCAAGGTTCCGCCCTGGACCGACGCTGTGCAACTGGAAGCGGAAAAAGAGGCGTTGGGCTTTTACATTACCGGCCATCCCCTGCGAAAATATGCCGAGGAGTTTGCCAGCTACGGCCTGGAAAGCACCGGTTCCCTGCGGGAGAGGCTCCTGCCCGGCGAGGCTCAGGCCGAAGGGGCGGCCCTGGCCACGACGCTTCAGACCGGCATCGCCGGCCTGGTCATCGAACGCAAGCTGCACAAGACCCGCAAGGGGGATCGCATGGCCTTCATCACCGTGGAGGACATGGACGGGCAGATCGAGGTGGTGATTTTTCCGGAGGTCTTCGAGGCCTGCCGGGGGTTGCTGGAAAGCGATGCGGTGGTGGTGGTGGAAGGGGTGGCCGAAGCCGGGGAAGATGCGGTCAAGATGGTGGCGGAGCGGGTGCAGCCGCTGCAAACCTTTCGCAAGGATCGGGCGCGTTGTCTGATTCTCTCCCTGAACGAAGAGGAGGTGCAGGCAGTGCGTCTGGAGCGCCTGCGCATGGCCTGGCAACCCTTTCAGGGGGGGGCCTGCCAGATTTTTCTGAAAGTCCGCTTCGAGGTGGCCCACGGCTGGTACAAACTGGGCGAGGCGTGCCGGGTTCAGCCCGAAGAGGCGTTGCTGACTGCTTTGATCGATGAACTGGGTTCCGGGCGCGCCCTGTTTCGTGGTAGTTTGCCTGCGGATTTGGAAGCCGAATATTCTCTCAGAAACGGGTAA